From a single Streptomyces misionensis genomic region:
- a CDS encoding class I adenylate-forming enzyme family protein produces the protein MSESRYASKPWLALLDEAQRAPVDPADSLVHALRAAVAEAPERTFLSYFDGRLSYREVDRLTDSVAAGLAARGLERGDRVAVLLQNSPHFVLALLGAWKAGAVVVPVNPMYKSAEVSHVLRDAEVAALVCSQRAWESYLRQTAADSPVRIVLTACERDFQTHDDARVLSFERLPQAPDAEDLTAVARRGGPAPEGRDPAPDDIALISYTSGTSGTPKGATNTHRNIMYNAERQRTGLQLPPGPVYFALAPLFHITGMVCELGACLSSAGTLVLAYRFDPGVVLEAFAEHRPHFTVGPSTAYMALAAHPDASPEHFSSFAHLGSGGAPLPPALVERFRERFGAYIHNGYGLTECTAPCASVPTTLEAPVDPVSGTLAVGLPGPDTVVRIVDDRGAEVPFGEQGEIAVRGPQVIPGYWRRPDATAETFPDGELRTGDIGFMDPQGWLYVVDRKKDMINAAGFKVWPREVEDVLYTHPAVREAAVVGVPDGYRGETVKAYISLRPGAGADPDELAVYCKERLAAYKYPRQVEILPELPKTASGKILRRELRSRDGGGQHGNK, from the coding sequence GTGAGCGAGTCCCGCTACGCGTCCAAGCCCTGGCTGGCCCTGCTCGACGAGGCCCAGCGCGCCCCCGTCGACCCCGCCGACTCGCTGGTGCACGCCCTGCGCGCCGCGGTCGCCGAGGCGCCCGAGCGCACCTTCCTGAGCTACTTCGACGGCCGGCTGAGCTATCGCGAGGTGGACCGGCTCACCGACTCCGTCGCCGCCGGCCTCGCCGCGCGCGGACTGGAGCGCGGCGACCGGGTGGCCGTACTGCTCCAGAACTCCCCGCACTTCGTGCTGGCCCTGCTCGGCGCCTGGAAGGCGGGCGCCGTCGTGGTGCCGGTCAACCCGATGTACAAGTCGGCCGAGGTCTCCCATGTGCTGCGGGACGCCGAGGTGGCCGCGCTGGTCTGCTCGCAGCGGGCGTGGGAGTCGTACCTCAGGCAGACGGCCGCCGACTCGCCGGTGCGGATCGTGCTCACCGCGTGCGAGCGGGACTTCCAGACGCACGACGACGCCCGGGTGCTGTCCTTCGAGCGGCTGCCGCAGGCCCCCGACGCCGAGGACCTGACGGCCGTGGCCCGGCGGGGCGGACCGGCGCCCGAGGGCCGGGACCCGGCACCCGACGACATCGCGCTGATCAGCTACACCTCCGGCACCAGCGGCACCCCCAAGGGCGCCACCAACACCCACCGCAACATCATGTACAACGCGGAACGGCAGCGCACCGGGCTCCAGCTCCCGCCGGGACCCGTCTACTTCGCGCTCGCGCCGCTGTTCCACATCACCGGCATGGTCTGCGAGCTGGGCGCCTGCTTGAGCAGCGCGGGCACCCTCGTGCTCGCCTACCGGTTCGATCCCGGCGTCGTCCTGGAGGCGTTCGCCGAGCACCGCCCGCACTTCACGGTCGGCCCCTCCACCGCCTACATGGCCCTGGCCGCCCACCCCGACGCGTCCCCGGAGCACTTCTCCTCCTTCGCGCACCTCGGCTCCGGCGGCGCCCCGCTGCCGCCCGCGCTGGTCGAACGGTTCCGGGAGCGGTTCGGGGCGTACATCCACAACGGCTACGGCCTCACCGAGTGCACCGCCCCCTGCGCCTCCGTGCCCACCACCCTCGAGGCGCCGGTCGACCCCGTCTCCGGGACCCTCGCGGTCGGGCTGCCCGGCCCGGACACGGTGGTGCGGATCGTGGACGACCGGGGCGCGGAGGTGCCGTTCGGCGAGCAGGGCGAGATCGCGGTGCGCGGCCCCCAGGTGATCCCCGGGTACTGGCGGCGGCCGGACGCCACCGCCGAGACCTTCCCGGACGGCGAGCTGCGCACCGGCGACATCGGGTTCATGGACCCGCAGGGCTGGCTCTACGTCGTGGACCGCAAGAAGGACATGATCAACGCGGCCGGGTTCAAGGTCTGGCCGCGCGAGGTCGAGGACGTCCTCTACACCCATCCGGCGGTGCGCGAGGCGGCCGTCGTGGGCGTGCCCGACGGCTACCGCGGGGAGACCGTCAAGGCGTACATCAGCCTCCGTCCGGGGGCCGGGGCGGACCCGGATGAACTCGCCGTGTACTGCAAGGAGAGACTGGCGGCCTACAAGTATCCGCGCCAGGTGGAGATCCTCCCCGAGTTGCCCAAGACGGCGAGTGGGAAGATCCTCCGTCGGGAACTGCGTTCCCGCGACGGCGGTGGACAGCACGGGAACAAGTGA
- a CDS encoding exo-beta-N-acetylmuramidase NamZ family protein — MHLSRRNLLATATLAAVPAPPPHGRAAFRTGFEVLAADGYRLLDGRKTGIVTNPTGITRDARHIVDVMHEDPRVRLTAVFGPEHGFRGTAQAGGSEGRYDDPETGLPVYDTYLKSGQALADVFTASGVDTIVFDIQDVGARFYTYIWTLYDCMEAAALAGKRFVVLDRPNPVTGREAQGPVLHKEFATFVGRQPIAQAHGMTVAELARLFNKEFLTTPVPLETVRMTGWRRSDFYDASGLPWVPPSPNMPTPDTALVYSGTCMFEATNLSEGRGTTRPFELLGAEGVDGRWAAAANGLGLPGVRFREAYFAPTFSKFAGTTVGGVQVHVTDRAAYDPVRTGIALLVTARKVWEKFAWRPDDWIDKLTGSDRVRTMIDAGAGTDEVVDAWRRELAAFRRVREEHLLYG, encoded by the coding sequence TTGCACCTCTCCCGAAGAAACCTCCTGGCCACAGCCACCCTGGCGGCCGTACCGGCCCCACCCCCGCACGGCCGCGCGGCCTTCCGCACCGGCTTCGAGGTCCTCGCGGCCGACGGCTACCGGCTCCTCGACGGCCGGAAGACGGGCATCGTCACCAATCCGACGGGCATCACCAGGGACGCCCGCCACATCGTCGACGTCATGCACGAGGACCCGCGCGTCAGGCTGACCGCGGTCTTCGGCCCCGAGCACGGCTTCCGCGGCACCGCCCAGGCCGGCGGCTCCGAGGGCCGTTACGACGACCCGGAGACGGGGCTGCCGGTCTACGACACGTACCTGAAGAGCGGGCAGGCCCTCGCCGACGTCTTCACCGCCTCCGGGGTGGACACGATCGTCTTCGACATCCAGGACGTGGGCGCGCGGTTCTACACCTACATCTGGACGCTGTACGACTGCATGGAGGCGGCCGCGCTCGCGGGCAAGCGCTTCGTGGTGCTCGACCGGCCGAACCCGGTCACCGGCCGCGAGGCGCAAGGTCCGGTGCTGCACAAGGAGTTCGCCACGTTCGTGGGCCGGCAGCCGATCGCACAGGCGCACGGGATGACCGTCGCGGAGCTGGCGCGGCTGTTCAACAAGGAGTTCCTCACCACGCCGGTCCCCCTGGAGACGGTCCGGATGACGGGCTGGCGGCGCTCGGACTTCTACGACGCCTCGGGGCTGCCCTGGGTGCCGCCGAGCCCCAACATGCCCACGCCGGACACGGCGCTGGTGTACTCCGGCACGTGCATGTTCGAGGCCACCAACCTGTCCGAGGGGCGGGGCACCACCCGGCCGTTCGAACTGCTCGGCGCCGAGGGCGTCGACGGCCGCTGGGCGGCGGCCGCGAACGGACTGGGGCTGCCCGGGGTGCGGTTCCGGGAGGCGTACTTCGCGCCCACCTTCTCCAAGTTCGCGGGCACCACGGTCGGCGGGGTGCAGGTCCATGTGACCGACCGGGCCGCCTACGACCCGGTGCGCACCGGGATCGCGCTGCTGGTGACCGCGCGCAAGGTGTGGGAGAAGTTCGCCTGGCGGCCGGACGACTGGATCGACAAGCTCACCGGATCGGACCGGGTGCGCACGATGATCGACGCGGGGGCCGGCACCGACGAGGTGGTGGACGCCTGGCGGCGGGAACTGGCCGCGTTCCGGCGGGTACGCGAGGAACATCTCCTGTACGGGTGA
- the soxR gene encoding redox-sensitive transcriptional activator SoxR codes for MPQIPEKIHELTVGQLSARSGAAVSALHFYEAKGLISSRRTSGNQRRFSRDTLRRVAFIRAAQRVGIPLATIRSALAELPEERTPTREDWARLSQAWRSELDERITQLNRLRDHLTDCIGCGCLSLDTCVLSNPDDAFGERRAGSRLMTERPRGV; via the coding sequence GTGCCCCAGATTCCCGAGAAGATCCACGAGCTGACCGTCGGCCAGTTGTCCGCGCGCAGCGGCGCCGCCGTCTCCGCACTGCACTTCTACGAGGCCAAGGGCCTGATCAGCAGCCGCCGCACCAGCGGCAACCAACGGCGCTTCAGCCGTGACACCCTGCGCCGGGTGGCCTTCATCCGCGCGGCCCAGCGGGTCGGCATCCCGCTCGCCACGATCCGCTCGGCGCTCGCCGAGCTGCCGGAGGAGCGGACGCCGACGCGGGAGGACTGGGCGCGGCTGTCGCAGGCGTGGCGCTCCGAACTCGACGAGCGCATCACCCAGCTCAACCGCCTCCGCGACCACCTGACCGACTGCATCGGCTGCGGCTGCCTGTCCCTGGACACCTGTGTGCTGTCCAACCCGGACGACGCCTTCGGGGAGCGGCGCGCGGGCTCGCGGCTGATGACGGAGCGCCCGCGGGGAGTGTGA
- a CDS encoding penicillin acylase family protein — MPRRTPRIALDGVRTFRRLPGFLKSASVCVLIAGLLSPLTQTAATAATAAASNDYCGGQCSDILPPGENGNATLAQILLNQAFGTQPAHAEDQLGPYADLATGYKGLSDSTINSFFNDASFGVPSDQVASTEKPNGRGDVTIVRDKKTGVPHITGTTRYGTEFGAGYAAAEDRLWLMDVFRHVGRGQLTSFAGGAAANQGLEQEFYRNAPYTEADLQAQIDRAVAGGGARGQQALADANAYLDGINSYIDASDSGRYFPGEYDLTGHKDAVTNAGTIDHFKITDLVALASVIGTLFGSGGGGEVDNALSLMAAQNKYGVEEGTKVWESFRERNDPEAVLTVHDGQSFPYGTKPATAKGEALPDAGSVTQEPLVYDRTGSAGTSAARTMSQTAAKSTLGSAHRGMSNALVVSGKHTASGHPIAVFGPQTGYFAPQLLMLQEIQGPGISARGASFAGLSMYVELGRGQDYSWSATTSGQDIIDTYAVELCQDDYHYLYHGTCTAMDKVEQKNSWSPTLADGTAAGSYTMRVWRTKYGPVEYRATVGGKKVAYTTLRSSYLHEVDSIIGFQMLNDPGYVKGPQDFQSATQHINFTFNWFYADSQHTAYYNSGDNPVRADGVDPEFPVWAQPAYEWRGWAPDTNTADYTPPSAHPNSIDQDYYISWNNKQAKDYTTASWGDGSVHRGNLLDDRVKKLVAAGGVTRTQLVRAMASAGVSDLRAEDVLPELLQVIGSSPVTDSTAAGAVSKLQAWVSAGAGRTETSAGSKTYADADAIRILDAWWPLLVKAEFQPGLGSDLYNAFTGNLSVDEAPSAGHGPTGSHAGSAFQYGWWSYVDKDIRSVLGKNVQGPLAEKYCGGGDLGACRDTLISTLKQAAGMTAAQVYPGDSLCSAGDQWCADSIVQRTLGGIKHGNISWQNRPTYQQVVEYTAHR; from the coding sequence ATGCCACGGCGAACCCCACGTATCGCCCTTGACGGAGTGAGAACGTTCCGCCGACTCCCCGGGTTCCTGAAGTCCGCGTCGGTATGCGTACTGATAGCCGGACTTCTCTCCCCGCTCACCCAGACCGCGGCCACAGCCGCCACCGCGGCCGCGTCCAACGACTACTGCGGCGGCCAGTGTTCGGACATCCTGCCGCCGGGCGAGAACGGCAACGCCACCCTCGCGCAGATCCTGCTCAACCAGGCCTTCGGCACCCAGCCCGCGCACGCCGAGGACCAGCTCGGGCCGTACGCCGACCTGGCCACGGGCTACAAGGGACTGTCCGACTCGACCATCAACAGCTTCTTCAACGACGCCTCCTTCGGCGTCCCGTCCGACCAGGTCGCCTCGACCGAGAAGCCGAACGGGCGCGGCGACGTGACGATCGTGCGCGACAAGAAGACCGGTGTGCCGCACATCACCGGCACCACCCGCTACGGCACCGAGTTCGGTGCCGGGTACGCGGCGGCCGAGGACCGGCTGTGGCTGATGGACGTCTTCCGGCACGTCGGCCGGGGCCAGCTGACCTCCTTCGCGGGCGGTGCCGCCGCCAACCAGGGCCTCGAGCAGGAGTTCTACCGCAACGCCCCCTACACCGAGGCCGACCTCCAGGCGCAGATCGACCGGGCGGTGGCCGGCGGCGGCGCCCGCGGCCAGCAGGCCCTCGCCGACGCGAACGCCTACCTGGACGGCATCAACTCCTACATCGACGCCTCCGACAGCGGCCGTTACTTCCCCGGCGAGTACGACCTGACCGGCCACAAGGACGCCGTCACCAACGCCGGCACCATCGACCACTTCAAGATCACCGACCTGGTGGCGCTGGCCTCCGTCATCGGCACCCTCTTCGGCTCGGGCGGCGGCGGCGAGGTCGACAACGCCCTCTCCCTGATGGCCGCCCAGAACAAGTACGGCGTCGAGGAGGGCACCAAGGTCTGGGAGTCCTTCCGCGAGCGCAACGACCCCGAGGCCGTGCTCACCGTCCACGACGGCCAGAGCTTCCCCTACGGCACCAAGCCCGCCACCGCCAAGGGCGAGGCGCTGCCCGACGCCGGCTCGGTGACCCAGGAGCCGCTGGTCTACGACCGCACCGGCAGCGCGGGCACCTCCGCCGCCCGGACCATGTCGCAGACGGCCGCCAAGTCCACGCTCGGCTCCGCCCACCGGGGCATGTCCAACGCCCTCGTGGTGAGCGGCAAGCACACCGCGAGCGGCCATCCGATCGCCGTCTTCGGCCCGCAGACCGGTTACTTCGCCCCGCAGCTGCTGATGCTCCAGGAGATCCAGGGCCCCGGCATCAGCGCCCGCGGCGCCTCCTTCGCGGGCCTGAGCATGTACGTCGAACTCGGCCGCGGCCAGGACTACTCCTGGAGCGCGACCACCTCCGGGCAGGACATCATCGACACCTACGCCGTCGAGCTGTGCCAGGACGACTACCACTACCTGTACCACGGCACCTGCACCGCGATGGACAAGGTGGAGCAGAAGAACTCCTGGTCGCCCACGCTGGCCGACGGCACCGCCGCGGGCTCGTACACCATGCGGGTGTGGCGCACCAAGTACGGACCGGTGGAGTACCGGGCGACGGTCGGCGGCAAGAAGGTCGCCTACACCACCCTGCGCTCCTCCTATCTGCACGAGGTCGACTCCATCATCGGCTTCCAGATGCTGAACGACCCCGGCTACGTCAAGGGCCCCCAGGACTTCCAGAGCGCGACGCAGCACATCAACTTCACCTTCAACTGGTTCTACGCCGACTCCCAGCACACCGCCTACTACAACAGCGGTGACAACCCGGTCCGCGCGGACGGCGTCGACCCCGAGTTCCCGGTGTGGGCGCAGCCCGCGTACGAGTGGCGCGGCTGGGCCCCGGACACCAACACGGCCGACTACACCCCGCCCTCCGCCCACCCCAACTCGATCGACCAGGACTACTACATCTCCTGGAACAACAAGCAGGCCAAGGACTACACCACCGCCTCCTGGGGCGACGGCTCCGTGCACCGCGGCAATCTGCTGGACGACCGGGTCAAGAAGCTGGTCGCGGCCGGCGGGGTGACCCGCACCCAGCTGGTACGGGCCATGGCGTCCGCGGGCGTGAGCGATCTGCGCGCCGAGGACGTGCTGCCCGAACTGCTCCAGGTGATCGGCTCCTCGCCGGTGACCGACTCCACCGCCGCCGGCGCGGTGAGCAAGCTCCAGGCCTGGGTGAGCGCGGGCGCCGGGCGCACCGAGACCTCCGCCGGTTCCAAGACCTACGCCGACGCCGACGCGATCCGCATCCTGGACGCCTGGTGGCCGCTGCTGGTCAAGGCCGAGTTCCAGCCCGGTCTCGGAAGCGATCTGTACAACGCGTTCACCGGCAACCTGTCCGTCGACGAGGCGCCGTCCGCCGGGCACGGCCCGACCGGCTCGCACGCCGGCAGCGCCTTCCAGTACGGCTGGTGGAGCTATGTCGACAAGGACATCCGGTCGGTGCTGGGGAAGAACGTGCAGGGTCCGCTCGCCGAGAAGTACTGCGGCGGCGGGGACCTCGGCGCCTGCCGGGACACCCTGATCAGCACCCTGAAGCAGGCCGCCGGGATGACCGCCGCCCAGGTCTACCCGGGCGACAGCCTCTGCTCGGCGGGCGACCAGTGGTGTGCCGACTCGATCGTCCAGCGCACGCTGGGCGGCATCAAGCACGGCAACATCAGCTGGCAGAACCGGCCGACCTACCAGCAGGTCGTGGAGTACACCGCGCACCGGTGA
- a CDS encoding 3-keto-5-aminohexanoate cleavage protein — MVQVCLNGRRTPQDGTAVPMSPEEMARSAADAVAAGATEIHVHPKSPCGHDSLSPRVLAPTLEALRARVPVPIGVTTGAWAEPDPARRLDRVRSWTLLPDFASVNWHEPGAEDLARLLLDRGVAVEAGIWSGTGAAARFTASPLAPRVLRVLAEVTDPDPATAPDSARSLLAELGDRHGRPVLLHGEEGGTWPLVRLAGRLGLATRIGLEDTLYLPDGERAASNAELVAHALRPRP, encoded by the coding sequence ATGGTGCAGGTGTGTCTCAACGGGCGGCGGACGCCCCAGGACGGCACGGCCGTCCCCATGTCCCCCGAGGAGATGGCGCGTTCCGCCGCGGACGCCGTCGCGGCCGGGGCGACGGAGATCCATGTCCACCCCAAGTCCCCGTGCGGTCACGACAGTCTCTCCCCCCGCGTCCTCGCCCCGACCCTCGAGGCGCTGCGCGCCCGCGTCCCGGTCCCGATCGGCGTGACGACCGGCGCCTGGGCGGAACCCGACCCGGCCCGCCGCCTGGACCGCGTCCGCTCCTGGACGCTCCTGCCCGACTTCGCCTCGGTCAACTGGCACGAGCCGGGTGCCGAGGACCTCGCGCGGCTGCTGCTGGACCGGGGCGTGGCCGTCGAGGCGGGCATCTGGTCCGGCACCGGTGCCGCGGCCCGCTTCACCGCCTCTCCGCTCGCCCCGCGGGTGCTGCGCGTGCTGGCCGAGGTGACGGACCCGGACCCGGCCACGGCACCGGACTCGGCCCGCTCGCTGCTGGCGGAACTGGGCGACCGCCACGGCCGTCCGGTCCTCCTGCACGGCGAGGAGGGCGGCACCTGGCCGCTCGTCCGGCTGGCCGGCCGCCTCGGACTGGCCACCCGCATCGGCCTGGAGGACACGCTGTACCTGCCGGACGGCGAACGGGCCGCGTCCAACGCGGAGTTGGTGGCCCATGCGCTGCGCCCGCGACCGTAG
- a CDS encoding serine-threonine protein kinase: protein MADPGMSVSPYWELTFDTNGDVDPSERDRLLAQVTERGVRDLVVFAHGWNEDRSAATALYRGFFAPFPGLAPHARLGYVGVVWPSMRFSDEPIPDFPKSVPATEAEAAPGPALDKDTRRALLAVFPGHTSVLDRLARLLDERPAGDAGLTEFGRLVRLLLDGAQRPAADTDEPGLPAVFTEEPATACAEFADALAAVAAPGGAEGFGLPNPWEGAKELLRQAAYYTMKGRAGTIGEHGLGPLLGRLAAVAPGVRVHLVGHSFGGRLVSFALRGLPSAVRTVKSVTLFEGAFSHYAFAQRLPDDPHRSGALKDQQRRVDGPLVCCYSRFDAALGTFYPLASRLAGDDRSCLGNEIAAVLGPRWGALGHDGVQSVPGTVTLDLAHALAGGLPASGCVNIDAASVVRRGGPPAGAHSDILHPELARVVLAAGRVS, encoded by the coding sequence ATGGCGGATCCTGGGATGAGCGTGTCTCCCTACTGGGAGCTGACCTTCGACACGAACGGGGACGTGGACCCGTCCGAACGCGATCGCCTGCTGGCCCAGGTCACGGAGCGCGGCGTCCGTGACCTGGTCGTCTTCGCCCACGGCTGGAACGAGGACCGCTCGGCCGCCACCGCCCTCTACCGCGGCTTCTTCGCCCCGTTCCCGGGTCTCGCGCCGCACGCGCGCCTCGGGTACGTCGGGGTGGTCTGGCCGTCGATGCGGTTCAGCGACGAGCCGATCCCCGACTTCCCGAAGTCGGTGCCGGCGACGGAGGCGGAGGCGGCCCCCGGTCCGGCGCTGGACAAGGACACCCGGCGGGCACTGCTCGCGGTCTTCCCCGGCCATACGTCCGTCCTCGACCGGCTGGCCCGGCTGCTGGACGAACGGCCGGCGGGCGACGCCGGACTGACGGAGTTCGGGCGGCTGGTGCGACTGCTGCTCGACGGCGCGCAGCGGCCCGCCGCCGACACCGACGAGCCGGGACTGCCGGCCGTGTTCACCGAGGAACCGGCCACCGCCTGCGCGGAGTTCGCCGACGCGCTGGCCGCGGTCGCGGCGCCGGGCGGCGCCGAGGGGTTCGGCCTGCCGAACCCGTGGGAAGGCGCCAAGGAACTGCTGCGGCAGGCCGCGTACTACACGATGAAGGGGCGCGCCGGGACCATCGGCGAGCATGGGCTCGGGCCGCTGCTGGGCAGGCTGGCGGCGGTCGCGCCCGGGGTGCGGGTGCACCTGGTCGGGCACAGCTTCGGCGGCCGTCTGGTGTCGTTCGCGCTGCGCGGGCTGCCCTCCGCGGTGCGCACGGTGAAGTCCGTGACGCTGTTCGAGGGCGCCTTCTCGCACTACGCGTTCGCCCAGCGGCTGCCCGACGACCCGCACCGGTCGGGGGCGCTGAAGGACCAGCAGCGACGCGTCGACGGCCCGCTGGTGTGCTGCTACTCCCGCTTCGACGCGGCCCTCGGCACCTTCTACCCGCTGGCCTCGAGGCTGGCGGGGGACGACCGGTCCTGTCTGGGCAACGAGATCGCGGCCGTACTCGGCCCCCGCTGGGGCGCGCTGGGCCACGACGGGGTGCAGTCGGTGCCCGGCACGGTCACGCTCGATCTGGCCCATGCCCTCGCGGGCGGGCTGCCCGCGTCGGGGTGCGTGAACATCGACGCGGCCTCGGTGGTCCGCCGCGGCGGACCACCGGCCGGGGCGCACAGCGACATCCTCCACCCCGAACTGGCCCGGGTGGTGCTGGCGGCGGGCCGGGTCTCCTGA
- a CDS encoding RNA ligase (ATP) yields MSTLRVTAEVLTVHEHPNADALELAQVGLYRAVVAKGAFRTGEAAVYIPEQAVLPDGLIEELGLTGRLAGGAANRVRAVRLRGELSQGIVCRPKALAGVDLAAAAAEGTDFAERLGITKWVPPVPPTMNGEVEPAPELLPWVDIENIQRHPDVFAPGEPVVLTEKLHGSACLLTYVADQDRVYVSSKGFGARSLALKEDPRNLYWRAVRGHGVAAAAARLAERLGARRVGVFGEVYGAGVQDLTYGADGRRDTLGYAAFDVCAEIDGAVRWLDAAALLEGELPVVPRLYEGPYDIERVLSVASGRETVSGRELHLREGVVIRPRTERYSAVTGGRAIAKAVSAAYLTRKGGTEYE; encoded by the coding sequence ATGTCCACGCTGCGGGTGACCGCCGAGGTGCTGACCGTCCACGAGCATCCGAACGCGGACGCGCTGGAGCTGGCCCAGGTGGGGCTGTACCGGGCCGTGGTCGCCAAGGGGGCGTTCCGGACCGGGGAGGCGGCCGTCTACATCCCCGAGCAGGCTGTGCTGCCGGACGGGCTGATCGAGGAGCTGGGGCTGACCGGGCGGCTGGCGGGCGGCGCCGCGAACCGGGTCAGGGCGGTGCGGCTGCGCGGCGAGCTGTCGCAGGGGATCGTGTGCCGGCCGAAGGCGCTCGCCGGGGTGGACCTGGCCGCCGCGGCGGCCGAGGGCACGGACTTCGCGGAGCGGCTGGGCATCACCAAATGGGTACCGCCGGTCCCGCCCACCATGAACGGCGAGGTGGAGCCGGCGCCCGAGCTGCTGCCCTGGGTCGACATCGAGAACATCCAGCGCCACCCGGACGTCTTCGCGCCGGGCGAGCCGGTGGTGCTGACGGAGAAGCTGCACGGCTCGGCGTGCCTGCTGACGTACGTGGCCGACCAGGACCGGGTGTACGTCTCGTCCAAGGGTTTCGGCGCCAGGTCCCTCGCCCTGAAGGAGGACCCGCGCAACCTGTACTGGCGGGCGGTGCGCGGACACGGCGTCGCGGCGGCCGCCGCCCGGCTGGCCGAGCGGCTCGGGGCGCGGCGCGTCGGCGTCTTCGGCGAGGTGTACGGCGCGGGGGTGCAGGACCTGACGTACGGCGCGGACGGCCGGCGCGACACCCTGGGCTACGCGGCGTTCGACGTCTGCGCCGAGATCGACGGCGCCGTGCGCTGGCTGGACGCGGCCGCGCTGCTGGAGGGCGAGCTGCCGGTGGTGCCCCGGCTGTACGAGGGGCCGTACGACATCGAGCGGGTGCTGTCGGTCGCGAGCGGCCGGGAGACGGTGTCCGGGCGGGAGCTGCATCTGCGCGAGGGCGTGGTGATACGGCCCCGGACCGAGCGGTACAGCGCGGTGACCGGGGGCCGGGCGATCGCCAAGGCGGTGAGCGCGGCGTACCTGACCCGCAAGGGCGGCACGGAGTACGAGTGA
- a CDS encoding SDR family oxidoreductase, protein MVHAMQDAGVVVTGAGGGIGAALARRFAAAGARVVVNDLDAAKAAAVAGEIGATAVPGDASAVVEQARDALGGTVDVYCANAGVAFADGDIHASLDEKAWALTWDVNVMAHVRAAHALLPHWLERGSGRFVATVSAAGLLSMVGAPSYSVTKHGAYAFAEWLSLTYRHRGLKVHAICPEGVRTDMLAASGSAGEVMLAPTAIEPEDVADALFQGIEEDRFLILPHAQTAERYRGRGADPERWLAGMNQIQQKVEEVS, encoded by the coding sequence ATGGTGCATGCCATGCAGGATGCGGGAGTGGTCGTCACCGGGGCGGGCGGGGGCATCGGGGCCGCCCTCGCCAGGCGGTTCGCCGCGGCGGGGGCACGGGTCGTGGTGAACGACCTGGACGCGGCCAAGGCGGCGGCGGTGGCCGGGGAGATCGGCGCCACCGCCGTGCCCGGGGACGCCTCCGCCGTCGTCGAGCAGGCGCGGGACGCGCTCGGCGGGACCGTGGACGTCTACTGCGCCAACGCCGGGGTCGCCTTCGCGGACGGTGACATCCACGCGTCGCTGGACGAGAAGGCATGGGCACTGACCTGGGACGTCAACGTGATGGCGCACGTCCGCGCGGCCCACGCGCTGCTGCCGCACTGGCTGGAGCGCGGCAGCGGCCGGTTCGTCGCGACGGTGTCCGCCGCCGGGCTGCTCAGCATGGTCGGCGCCCCCTCCTACAGCGTCACGAAGCACGGCGCCTACGCCTTCGCCGAGTGGCTGTCCCTGACGTACCGCCACCGCGGTCTGAAGGTGCACGCGATCTGCCCGGAGGGCGTGCGCACCGACATGCTCGCGGCCAGCGGCAGCGCCGGCGAGGTGATGCTGGCGCCCACCGCGATCGAGCCGGAGGACGTGGCGGACGCGCTGTTCCAGGGCATCGAGGAGGACCGCTTCCTGATCCTGCCGCACGCGCAGACCGCCGAACGCTACCGGGGGCGCGGCGCGGATCCCGAGCGCTGGCTGGCCGGCATGAACCAGATCCAGCAGAAGGTGGAGGAGGTGTCGTGA
- a CDS encoding TetR/AcrR family transcriptional regulator, whose amino-acid sequence MPRTTDGDGAPVPQRLLAAATRLFAEQGYDRTSVQEIVEAAGVTKGALYHYFGSKDDLLHEIYARMLRVQQERLDHFAGMDAPVQTRLRGAAADVVVSTIENLDDASIFFRSMHQLSPEKYKQVRAERRRYHERFRALIEEGQQAGVFSTATPADLVVDYHFGSVHHLSTWYRPDGPLTPQQVADHLADLLLRALRP is encoded by the coding sequence GTGCCCAGGACGACGGACGGCGACGGAGCCCCTGTTCCGCAGCGGCTCCTGGCCGCCGCCACCCGGCTCTTCGCGGAGCAGGGCTACGACCGCACCTCCGTGCAGGAGATCGTGGAGGCGGCCGGCGTCACCAAGGGGGCGCTGTACCACTACTTCGGCTCCAAGGACGACCTGCTGCACGAGATCTACGCGCGGATGCTGCGCGTCCAGCAGGAGCGGCTCGACCACTTCGCCGGCATGGACGCGCCCGTTCAGACGCGGCTGCGGGGGGCCGCGGCGGACGTCGTGGTGTCCACCATCGAGAACCTGGACGACGCCTCGATCTTCTTCCGCTCCATGCACCAGCTGAGCCCGGAGAAGTACAAGCAGGTACGGGCCGAGCGGCGGCGCTACCACGAACGCTTCCGCGCGCTCATCGAGGAGGGCCAGCAGGCGGGCGTCTTCTCCACCGCGACCCCGGCCGACCTGGTCGTGGACTACCATTTCGGCTCGGTCCACCACCTGTCCACCTGGTACCGCCCCGACGGTCCCCTCACCCCCCAGCAGGTCGCCGACCACCTGGCGGACCTGCTGCTGCGGGCGCTGCGCCCGTGA